TTCGTCGACCAGGTGAGGCCGCCATCGGTAGTGAACGAGATGGAACCAAGATTGCTCGTCTTCCCTACAATCCAGCCGTTGTTGACGTCTGTGAACCAAATATCTCTGCTGTCGTAGAAAGGACAAGCGTGTACGGACCAGGTATCGCCGCCATCCGAAGTGCGGATCACGCGTTTGAACCCACTCACGGCCCAGCCGTTAGCGGCGTCGATAAAGTGGACACCATACAATTCCTCTGTAATTCCACTGGTCTTCTGAACCCAGGTTTGCCCGCCATCGGTCGTTTTAAGCACCACGCCGTACTCACCGACAATCCATCCTACATCAGGAGAAACGAAGCAGATATCATTGAACGTCACCACGGTATCTTCCAAACCGGACGGTATATTTTGCCAGGAATCTCCATAGTCCGAACTTCGGTAAATAATTCCACTTTCGCCCACCGCAAAGAGCTCTTCACCTGCCAAATCAATCGCCGCAAAACCAAGCCCCTGTCCGGGGCCGGCCGGCAGAATAAGCCTCACGTCCCAGTTGTCGCCACCGTCGACCGTACCATAAATGTACCCCTCCCTGTAATCGGCGTTGGCAATAAACCCAACCGCCCAGGCCATATTACCATCAAGAGAAACCACATCGTGAATATTCTGTTCGAAGGGCGCCTCCTGTGTCAACCACGGCGGGACCGTCAAACGGCAGACGACAGTCTGTGGAGAACCGCTCATATCATCCGAAGTCACTGTCAAATTCGCTACCTGAGTACCGGTACCCACGATGCCGGGATGCGCTGTAACCAGAATGTTATCCGGCGTAACACCATCGTAACCTGAAATAGTCACCCACGATGGAGGATCGGACAAAGAATATGTCAGCGCGGAGCCATCGGCACAAGATAT
This sequence is a window from Candidatus Zixiibacteriota bacterium. Protein-coding genes within it:
- a CDS encoding YCF48-related protein — protein: MFWVCTIEGNMVKVDCIPHAVIGFGFACDASWITLANLEGTNFGSTKDSFAVVLNVSSLPVGTYIDSVVVTSSGAHNSPQYVVVSVEVAPIPPDLVVSPQILDFEADNLDEEVAPLNLAISCADGSALTYSLSDPPSWVTISGYDGVTPDNILVTAHPGIVGTGTQVANLTVTSDDMSGSPQTVVCRLTVPPWLTQEAPFEQNIHDVVSLDGNMAWAVGFIANADYREGYIYGTVDGGDNWDVRLILPAGPGQGLGFAAIDLAGEELFAVGESGIIYRSSDYGDSWQNIPSGLEDTVVTFNDICFVSPDVGWIVGEYGVVLKTTDGGQTWVQKTSGITEELYGVHFIDAANGWAVSGFKRVIRTSDGGDTWSVHACPFYDSRDIWFTDVNNGWIVGKTSNLGSISFTTDGGLTWSTKDIGLPNTYLQAIQFVDELTGWIVGQSGKVLYTEDAGQTWTEQNSGTEDWLYGVYFLNDRLGWAVGDLGTIRFTTSGGN